One Streptomyces sp. NBC_00102 DNA segment encodes these proteins:
- a CDS encoding helix-turn-helix transcriptional regulator codes for MTRLLDEWTPGGGADEHLVRVWQGRSEQARRIYDLEYSARTSLYGFQSGANTVAPVPSTLPDGPVEQPSDGTGPPMRRDGNPDASYRVVVDRDFLSEPAALRALDLRVERGHQVRVVDQPLIKLLIADGETAMVQVEPGRSLELRPPLVVLATELFESVWRRSRPYLREDGDLNPTDRRILQLMLSGLTDAATAHQLGTSPRTVQRRVRALMDLAAVTSRVQLGWYAMRNNWV; via the coding sequence TTGACCAGGCTCCTGGACGAGTGGACGCCCGGCGGCGGGGCCGACGAGCACCTCGTCCGGGTCTGGCAGGGCCGGTCGGAACAGGCCCGCCGCATCTACGACCTGGAGTACTCGGCCCGTACTTCGCTGTACGGATTCCAGTCCGGGGCGAACACGGTCGCCCCGGTTCCGTCGACGCTGCCCGACGGGCCGGTGGAACAGCCCTCGGACGGCACAGGGCCCCCGATGCGCAGGGACGGGAACCCGGACGCCTCCTACCGCGTCGTCGTGGACCGCGACTTCCTCTCGGAGCCCGCGGCCCTGCGCGCGCTCGATCTGCGGGTGGAGCGGGGCCACCAGGTCCGGGTCGTCGACCAGCCACTCATCAAGCTGCTCATCGCGGACGGCGAGACGGCCATGGTCCAGGTGGAGCCCGGACGGTCGCTGGAGCTGCGGCCCCCGCTCGTCGTGCTCGCCACCGAGCTGTTCGAGTCGGTGTGGCGCCGCTCGCGCCCGTACCTGCGCGAGGACGGCGATCTGAACCCCACCGATCGTCGCATCCTGCAGTTGATGCTGTCCGGGCTCACGGACGCCGCGACGGCCCATCAACTGGGCACGTCGCCGCGTACGGTGCAGCGCCGGGTGCGGGCGCTGATGGACCTGGCCGCCGTGACGTCGCGCGTCCAGCTGGGCTGGTACGCGATGCGCAACAACTGGGTGTGA
- a CDS encoding AAA family ATPase, translated as MNAQRPDSTTPAAPLLRLHLLGGFRATRDSGPALADRWPRPGARALVKLLAVVPGHRLHREEAIAVCWPDADPKAAAGSLRVALHAARRALEPELAPRATSSYLVSDGALLHLDPATVWIDADEAEASARTALADGGVDELSAALDRFTGELLPEDRYARWADDRRGRLLLLREKVLLRLAGQHLDRGATAEAAAVAEQVLTGSPAEELAHRILIDAWLRQGLRRRAVHQYHVCREALDTELGVRPGPETERLHRAALAAAPAPSPATPLLPAPLRAGNAAPPLRGRDAVLERLLAAGGPPVTLLTGEAGVGKTRLVGEVARRAAAAGTAVLWGGGQDAGGQTPYGAFAEALDGWLVEHSAAERARVGAEYPELAAFLPSLGQVGTTGERSPEEERDRLFRAGTALLGDLAAARPVLVVLDDLHDADTGSYQLLGYLARRAVQRGTELRFLATYREEELPEADARRSAVASLLRQRLAVREELGRLDRESCLAVVRDAVAADAGSTEDSSHRVWELSLGNPLFALELARGLPHGQAGDLAPDGVRELVTDRLVRLDADARRMVEALSAAGGDAALTELLDVAGHGLRPPVTGAAAADALERAIAASLIEERQVVVAGRSEAGVAFRHPLVRLTCYEQLTTVRRRQLHAAFAQTVQRRRPDAVDTLASHFARADDPRAAEYLRRAAERAAALYANDTADRYYRDLVERLDVDAARARLAHAHVLRRMGHFEQAADAIRLALAEFVRRGDHDDAVLAAALLAETLVKTSAPDAARRTLREHPVTPDTGPEPAAGHHLALSVVRCVQGRYTSGADAARHALAAARNVPGTTGQGLAARAFALQAANLGLAGRLDQAREAGDQALAPAEAYGDPTLLGSVLSTLRENARRAGRLREAVEIGSRALGLAEQSGDPTAAAFERANLAELRLLLEEPEPARALAAAAVSGAEAYEAWCLPYALATMARVRVFAGDTDEAAALLDRAEAAATALGDRQAGHEVRTARAELALHTHRPDEVLHVLDGHTDDAPVLVAWAELLSGHPEAALRLARAEVARAERTGERLAEVEARTALGASLSRLGRTPEGAGELTRAESLAASLPYPAGTRRAAWARGLPQEA; from the coding sequence ATGAACGCGCAACGACCGGACAGCACCACTCCCGCCGCGCCGTTGCTGCGCCTGCACCTGCTCGGCGGCTTCCGGGCCACCCGCGACAGCGGCCCCGCCCTCGCCGACCGGTGGCCGCGCCCCGGTGCCCGCGCCCTGGTGAAGCTGCTCGCCGTCGTCCCCGGACACCGCCTCCACCGCGAGGAGGCCATCGCCGTGTGCTGGCCCGACGCCGATCCGAAGGCCGCCGCCGGCAGCCTCCGCGTCGCCCTGCACGCCGCCCGCCGCGCCCTCGAACCCGAACTCGCCCCGCGCGCCACCTCCTCGTACCTGGTGTCCGACGGGGCCCTCCTCCACCTCGACCCGGCCACCGTGTGGATCGACGCCGACGAGGCCGAGGCTTCGGCCCGCACCGCCCTCGCCGACGGCGGGGTGGACGAGCTGTCCGCCGCGCTCGACCGGTTCACCGGCGAGCTGCTGCCCGAGGACCGGTACGCGCGCTGGGCCGACGACCGGCGCGGCCGGCTCCTCCTGCTGCGCGAGAAGGTGCTGCTCCGCCTCGCCGGGCAACACCTTGATCGCGGCGCGACGGCCGAAGCGGCGGCCGTCGCCGAACAGGTCCTCACGGGCAGCCCCGCCGAGGAGCTGGCCCACCGCATCCTCATCGACGCCTGGCTGCGCCAGGGGCTGCGGCGCCGCGCCGTGCACCAGTACCACGTGTGCCGCGAGGCCCTCGACACCGAACTCGGTGTACGACCCGGGCCGGAGACGGAACGGCTCCACCGGGCCGCGCTCGCCGCGGCTCCCGCCCCTTCCCCCGCCACACCACTGCTCCCGGCACCGCTGCGCGCCGGCAACGCCGCCCCGCCGCTGCGGGGCCGCGACGCCGTGCTCGAACGCCTCCTGGCCGCGGGCGGACCCCCCGTCACCCTGCTCACCGGTGAGGCCGGCGTGGGGAAGACCCGGCTGGTAGGCGAAGTCGCCCGGCGGGCCGCCGCTGCCGGTACGGCCGTTCTGTGGGGCGGCGGCCAGGACGCCGGGGGCCAGACGCCGTACGGGGCGTTCGCGGAGGCGCTCGACGGATGGCTCGTCGAACACAGCGCCGCCGAACGCGCCCGGGTCGGCGCCGAGTACCCCGAACTGGCCGCGTTCCTCCCCTCGCTCGGGCAGGTCGGGACGACCGGTGAACGAAGCCCGGAGGAGGAGCGGGACCGGCTGTTCCGTGCGGGCACGGCACTCCTCGGCGACCTGGCCGCGGCACGTCCGGTGCTGGTGGTCCTCGACGACCTGCACGACGCCGACACCGGCTCGTACCAACTCCTCGGGTATCTCGCCCGACGGGCCGTGCAGCGCGGTACGGAACTGCGCTTCCTGGCGACCTACCGCGAGGAGGAACTCCCCGAAGCCGACGCGCGCCGCTCGGCCGTGGCATCCCTGCTGCGCCAACGCCTCGCCGTGCGCGAGGAATTGGGGCGCCTGGACCGGGAATCCTGCCTGGCCGTGGTGCGGGACGCGGTGGCGGCCGACGCCGGGAGCACGGAGGACTCCTCCCACAGAGTATGGGAACTCTCCCTCGGCAACCCACTGTTCGCGCTCGAACTCGCCCGCGGCCTGCCCCACGGCCAAGCCGGGGACCTGGCCCCCGACGGGGTGAGGGAGTTGGTGACCGACCGGCTCGTACGGCTCGACGCGGACGCGCGACGCATGGTCGAAGCGCTCTCCGCGGCCGGTGGCGACGCGGCACTGACCGAACTGCTCGACGTCGCCGGACACGGTCTGCGCCCGCCGGTGACGGGTGCCGCGGCGGCCGACGCGCTGGAACGGGCCATCGCCGCCTCGCTGATCGAGGAACGGCAGGTGGTGGTGGCCGGCCGGTCCGAGGCCGGGGTCGCCTTCCGCCACCCCCTGGTCCGGCTGACCTGTTACGAACAGCTCACCACGGTCCGCCGCAGGCAGCTGCACGCGGCGTTCGCCCAAACGGTCCAGCGGCGGCGGCCCGATGCCGTCGACACCCTCGCCTCCCACTTCGCACGCGCCGACGACCCGCGCGCGGCCGAGTACCTGCGCCGCGCCGCCGAACGGGCCGCGGCGCTCTACGCCAACGACACCGCCGACCGCTACTACCGCGACCTGGTGGAGCGACTGGACGTCGACGCGGCCCGCGCCCGGCTCGCACACGCCCATGTCCTGCGCAGAATGGGCCACTTCGAGCAGGCCGCCGACGCGATCCGGCTCGCCCTCGCGGAGTTCGTGCGGCGCGGCGACCACGACGACGCGGTCCTCGCGGCGGCACTGCTCGCCGAGACACTCGTCAAGACCAGCGCTCCGGACGCCGCCCGCCGGACACTGCGGGAACACCCGGTGACCCCGGACACCGGTCCGGAACCCGCCGCCGGCCACCACCTCGCCCTGTCCGTCGTCCGCTGCGTCCAGGGCAGGTACACGTCCGGAGCGGACGCGGCCCGGCACGCCCTGGCGGCAGCCCGGAACGTACCCGGCACCACCGGACAGGGGCTGGCGGCCCGCGCCTTCGCCCTGCAGGCCGCCAACCTCGGCCTCGCCGGCCGGCTCGACCAGGCACGCGAGGCGGGGGACCAGGCGCTGGCGCCGGCCGAGGCCTACGGAGACCCGACGCTGCTCGGCTCGGTCCTGTCCACCCTGCGCGAGAACGCGCGACGGGCCGGCCGACTGCGCGAGGCCGTCGAGATCGGCAGCCGCGCGCTCGGCCTCGCAGAGCAGTCCGGCGATCCGACGGCCGCCGCGTTCGAGCGGGCGAACCTCGCCGAACTGCGCCTGCTCCTCGAAGAACCCGAGCCGGCCCGCGCGCTGGCCGCGGCCGCGGTGTCGGGCGCGGAGGCGTACGAGGCCTGGTGCCTTCCGTACGCCCTCGCCACGATGGCCCGGGTCCGCGTGTTCGCGGGCGACACGGACGAGGCGGCGGCCCTCCTGGACCGCGCGGAGGCCGCCGCAACCGCACTGGGGGACCGCCAGGCCGGACACGAGGTACGCACCGCACGCGCCGAACTCGCCCTGCACACGCACCGCCCGGACGAGGTGCTGCATGTCCTGGACGGCCACACCGACGACGCTCCCGTGCTGGTGGCCTGGGCGGAACTCCTGTCCGGCCACCCGGAAGCCGCCCTGCGCCTCGCCCGCGCCGAGGTGGCCCGCGCCGAACGCACCGGCGAGCGGCTCGCCGAGGTGGAGGCGCGGACAGCCCTCGGAGCCTCGCTGTCCCGCCTCGGCCGGACACCGGAGGGCGCCGGGGAACTGACCCGCGCGGAGTCGCTCGCCGCGTCGCTGCCCTACCCGGCGGGGACACGCCGGGCGGCCTGGGCGCGAGGACTGCCGCAGGAGGCGTAG